Proteins from one Panicum virgatum strain AP13 chromosome 7K, P.virgatum_v5, whole genome shotgun sequence genomic window:
- the LOC120640350 gene encoding uncharacterized protein LOC120640350, whose translation MAAAAGEERRKTACVTGGNGYIASLLIKMLLEKGYVVKTTVRHPEDKEANSHLEDLKKLGTLEVFRADLAEEGSYDAAVAGCDYAFLLAAPVNYTSKNPEKELIELGVQGTLNVLRSCVKAGTVKRVVLTSSTAAVSSRPLEGDGHVLDEESFSDVEYLSAKRTGLWAYPVSKVLMEKASSRFAAEHGMSLVTLCPSVTVGEALDRQVYTTVPAILSLLSGDEAELKVLKGIERASGSVPLVHVRDVCRAEICAAEAEAVAGRYICNGLDTTILETARFLAAKYPHYSVNTVTRTSPATSSRSRSRCCRRGSWRRRGSSSSSGRWSTSTTTWWSTARPWESCPTDESVRCGAPSVCAWVGRRSINYHQYPQNKSVCVFFVTPPPPPPPPRKFERSSCVPLLQDVRLRTSSLLKSCCCALHALLPRISKKEKEKKCAHDKDWHLGSLQFHHHMATTSLPITADMPSTGGVRTACVTGGNGYIASALVKMLLQRGYAVKTTVRNPDDREKNSHLMDLQALGPLQILRADLDDEGSFDAAVAGCDYAFLVAAPVNLTSEDPERDQIEPSVRGTLNVLRSCAKAGTVRRVVLTSASSSVCIRPLEGDGHELDEESWSDLEWVAAEKPPSWGYVVSKVLSEKEALRFAEEHGLSLAIVCPVLTVGASPVPKVYTSVPASLSMLSGDEAALAMLKGIEKSFGGVPVVDLDDLCRAEVFLAEAEAASGRYICSSFVTTVVEMARFLADKYPHYTVNIGQDSGGELLEKPRVRLSSARLVKQGFEFRYKTLDEVYQGVVEYGKALGILPY comes from the exons atggcggccgcggcaggcgaggagaggaggaagacggcGTGCGTGACCGGGGGGAACGGGTACATCGCGTCGCTGCTCATCAAGATGCTGCTGGAGAAGGGATACGTCGTGAAGACGACGGTCAGGCACCCCG AGGACAAGGAGGCCAACTCCCACCTCGAGGACCTGAAGAAGCTCGGCACCCTGGAGGTGTTCCGCGCCGACCTGGCCGAGGAAGGCAGCTACGACGCGGCCGTCGCCGGCTGCGACTACgccttcctcctcgccgccccgGTGAACTACACGTCCAAGAATCCCGAG AAAGAGCTGATCGAGCTCGGTGTCCAAGGCACGCTCAACGTCCTGCGGTCCTGCGTGAAGGCCGGCACGGTGAAGCGCGTGGTCCTGacctcctcgacggcggcggtctCCAGCAGGCCGCTGGAAGGCGACGGGCACGTGCTGGACGAGGAATCCTTCTCCGACGTCGAGTACCTCTCGGCCAAACGGACTGGCCTCTGG GCGTACCCGGtgtccaaggtgctcatggagaAGGCGTCGTCGAGGTTCGCGGCGGAGCACGGCATGAGCCTGGTGACCCTGTGCCCGTCCGTCACCGTCGGCGAGGCGCTCGACCGGCAGGTGTACACCACCGTCCCCGCCATCCTGTCCCTGCTGTCCGGCGACGAGGCGGAGCTCAAGGTGCTCAAGGGCATCGAGAGGGCCTCCGGGTCGGTGCCGCTGGTGCACGTGCGCGATGTCTGCCGCGCCGAGATCTGCGCCGCCGAGGCGGAGGCCGTCGCCGGGAGGTACATCTGCAACGGCCTCGACACCACCATCCTCGAGACCGCCCGCTTCCTGGCCGCCAAGTACCCGCACTACAGCGTCAACACGGTCACACGGACAT CTCCGGCGACGTCCTCGCGAAGCCGGTCGCGCTGCTGCCGTCGAGGAAGCTGGAGAAGGAGGGGTTCGAGTTCAAGTTCAGGACGCTGGAGCACATCTACGACGACATGGTGGAGTACGGCAAGGCCCTGGGAATCCTGCCCAACTGATGAGAGTGTTCGGTGTGGTGCGCCGTCCGTGTGTGCTTGGGTCGGTCGGCGATCTATCAATTATCATCAGTACCCGCAAAATAAGTCCGTGTGCGTGTTTTttgtcacccccccccccccccccccccccccgaggaaGTTTGAGCGTAGCTCGTGTGTTCCCTTGCTTCAAGATGTGAGATTAAGAACT TCCTCTCTTCTTAAAAGCTGCTGCTGTGCCTTGCACGCTTTGCTCCCTCGAatatcaaaaaaagaaaaagaaaaaaagtgcGCCCATGACAAAGATTGGCATTTAGGGTCTCTGCAATTTCACCACCACATGGCAACCACCTCACTCCCGATCACTGCCGACATgccgtccaccggcggcgtgaGGACGGCGTGCGTGACCGGAGGGAACGGGTACATCGCCTCAGCGCTCGTGAAGATGCTGCTGCAGAGGGGATACGCTGTCAAGACGACCGTCAGGAACCCCG ACGACAGGGAGAAGAACTCCCACCTCATGGATCTGCAGGCGCTCGGCCCCCTGCAGATCCTCCGCGCCGACTTGGACGACGAGGGCAGCttcgacgccgccgtcgccggctgcGACTACGCCTTCCTCGTCGCCGCTCCGGTGAACCTCACGTCGGAGGATCCCGAG AGAGACCAGATCGAGCCGTCCGTGCGCGGGACCCTTAACGTGCTGAGGTCGTGCGCCAAGGCGGGGACGGTGCGGCGCGTGGTCCTGACCTCGGCGTCCTCCTCGGTGTGCATCCGGCCGCTGGAGGGCGACGGCCACGAGCTGGACGAGGAGTCCTGGTCCGACCTGGAGTGGGTCGCCGCCGAGAAGCCACCAAGCTGG GGGTACGTCGTCTCCAAGGTGCTCTCGGAGAAGGAGGCGCTCCGGTTCGCGGAGGAGCACGGCCTGAGCCTGGCCATCGTGTGCCCCGTCCTCACCGTGGGCGCGTCGCCGGTGCCCAAGGTGTACACCAGCGTCCCCGCCAGCCTCTCCATGTTATCCG GCGACGAGGCGGCGCTGGCCATGCTGAAAGGCATCGAGAAGTCCTTTGGAGGGGTGCCCGTCGTGGACCTGGACGACCTCTGCCGCGCCGAGGTGTTCCtggccgaggcggaggcggcgtccgGGAGGTACATCTGCAGCAGCTTCGTCACCACCGTCGTCGAGATGGCGCGGTTCCTGGCGGACAAGTACCCGCACTACACCGTGAACATAGGCCAGGA